The following proteins come from a genomic window of Novosphingobium sp. P6W:
- a CDS encoding YbaN family protein: MLGATLMAVGFVGIFVPLLPTMDFLLLALPCFARSSPRLETWLLNHPRFGPGLRAWRAQRAVPRRAKIAACVGMTVGFGLFWFHVRPSPLLSVAVVAFMLFWAIWIVRRPEPETSL; this comes from the coding sequence ATGCTGGGCGCGACGCTGATGGCGGTTGGCTTCGTCGGTATCTTCGTGCCGTTGCTGCCTACGATGGACTTCTTGTTGCTGGCGCTCCCCTGCTTCGCACGTTCGTCTCCGCGTCTGGAAACATGGCTGCTGAACCATCCGCGCTTCGGGCCCGGCCTACGCGCATGGCGAGCGCAGCGGGCCGTGCCGCGCCGTGCCAAGATCGCTGCGTGTGTAGGCATGACTGTCGGTTTCGGTCTATTCTGGTTCCACGTCAGACCCAGCCCGCTACTGTCAGTTGCCGTGGTCGCATTCATGCTGTTCTGGGCAATCTGGATCGTCCGGCGTCCCGAACCTGAAACATCACTATGA
- a CDS encoding biliverdin-producing heme oxygenase, whose protein sequence is MTVTTGQLHAGEQSRAKRLKALTSSVHEGVDRSIMSTASFASIEGYKKFLAVQYLFHRDVAALYVDPQLQATFPDLEQRRRLPLVAADLEYLGVAVPQAGSAAFVAGAPLDLGTAVGWLYVAEGSNMGAALLRKEAHKLGLTDDRGARHLAPAPEGPAPHWRAFVAALDAITFTEDEEQRAGQGALQAFARVQAHIDTRLD, encoded by the coding sequence ATGACCGTGACAACCGGCCAACTTCATGCCGGCGAGCAGAGCCGCGCCAAGCGTCTCAAAGCCCTGACCAGCAGCGTCCATGAAGGTGTCGATCGCTCGATCATGTCGACGGCGTCCTTCGCCAGCATCGAGGGGTACAAGAAGTTCCTGGCAGTCCAGTACCTGTTTCACCGCGACGTGGCGGCTCTTTATGTGGATCCGCAGCTTCAGGCGACCTTTCCCGACCTCGAACAGCGACGCCGCCTCCCGCTGGTCGCAGCCGACCTGGAGTATCTGGGCGTTGCTGTGCCGCAAGCAGGGTCGGCCGCTTTTGTCGCCGGTGCGCCGCTGGATCTGGGCACCGCCGTCGGATGGTTATACGTTGCGGAAGGCTCGAACATGGGTGCGGCGCTGCTACGCAAGGAGGCGCACAAGCTCGGCCTGACCGATGATCGCGGTGCGCGGCATCTCGCTCCTGCGCCCGAAGGCCCTGCGCCGCACTGGCGTGCATTTGTCGCGGCCCTTGATGCTATCACTTTTACCGAAGACGAGGAACAGCGTGCCGGGCAAGGCGCGCTGCAAGCTTTCGCGCGCGTCCAGGCCCACATTGATACGCGTCTTGACTGA
- a CDS encoding sigma-70 family RNA polymerase sigma factor translates to MLPLQLVCNGSGALRRVSKMDTLQVFLAAHADLVRYATRITGDPAEAEDVVQDAWLRFRAMAGTRVLDEPKVYLFRIVHNLALDRQRRQARANRIFMGNAALMAGQVPSDQPSQQAGMEAKDELAMLRKALAQLPDRNRRAFEMHRFEDMKLVEIAKELGISKSVASELVIEAVEFCKKALRRRH, encoded by the coding sequence ATGCTACCCCTCCAACTAGTCTGTAACGGTTCGGGGGCCCTGCGTCGGGTGTCTAAAATGGATACCCTTCAGGTATTTCTTGCGGCGCACGCGGACCTTGTCCGTTATGCGACAAGGATTACAGGCGATCCCGCCGAAGCGGAAGACGTGGTCCAGGACGCCTGGTTGCGCTTCCGCGCGATGGCTGGCACCCGCGTTCTCGACGAGCCGAAAGTCTATCTCTTCAGGATAGTCCATAACCTTGCCCTGGACCGGCAGCGACGGCAGGCGCGCGCGAACCGAATCTTCATGGGCAACGCTGCCCTGATGGCTGGACAGGTCCCGAGTGACCAGCCTTCGCAGCAGGCCGGCATGGAGGCAAAGGATGAACTCGCCATGCTGCGCAAGGCGCTGGCGCAACTGCCTGACCGGAATCGACGAGCATTTGAGATGCACCGCTTCGAGGACATGAAGCTCGTCGAGATCGCCAAGGAACTCGGGATATCAAAGAGCGTCGCGTCCGAACTCGTGATCGAGGCCGTCGAATTCTGTAAAAAGGCGCTCAGGCGGAGACATTAA
- a CDS encoding TonB-dependent receptor: MAAVGLAVPVSAQTQSAAPERARSFDIAPQSVVDALADFGQQSGLQVSLDAEKARGLSSPGVRGTMTPSQALEALLADTGLAARIEGRIVSLHKLSVADAAPPRSDVISLGSLRVEGSPIGADPSAETGAERDARQRNAVYDQDISSTYAGKEEIERYKGVNTADILKGMVNVFSGDARNGGALDPSIRGIQGPGRVPVIIDGTEQALTVWRGYNGASNRSYIDPSLISGMQVLKGPVSTRGVNGSTGGAVVINTLDVADILQPGKNFGFELRLEGGNNSTQPHLPSLLTGQDYRTVPGFVCTGIGASPTYPYCDPSLRVTLGTPGDNEAFSAGDHAIRLAVAGRVGDFALFGAYAFRERGNYFSGKKAPGYYQQEDLPLNSHTFIRKLGLNYEPGNEVPNTSSELESFLFKATWRITDDQALQIGLRDSKSTSGDILPSRIFTTDGPTFGNVQWPLSKVHARAYNAEYKWQPGSRWIDLRATAWATDTVSGSYSSGGFPNAASLADPIIANTAISNSDNDRYGFTVSNQFNLSSRLNVLVDGSWQHERLRSGDEYSTAAANGWRQLPRAGRREEYRINFSGEWRPTGFLKINAGLSYSGYWAKDDFLPEYLRRQGGSIAQPVATSWSTSYETAGSGMADYEIYMRNFLASNGFSPEDIEVFLPIFVSSYDPSVPFNINYNGPDWLPDADGRFKRADNICLNGSLDNVANYTGTCVVTANNTPIAITQAKRKSGHGWAPTLSATAYLSGASRAYLRYAQAYRFPSMFESTIGFSASINPLRDLKPERIRSWEAAWIQDLRPLLRLGEGEQADLKLTWFHNTTRDVIERSTGLMFSNIDKQVIAGFEFQARFDNGDFFTDLSASHMTTNKVCDESVATQLDPSRGRVPDCVKYGFLSGFLLTQATPEDTVNWTVGGRFFDRRLEVGGRFTWYSGYRNSQLAEFTDPDDCIGGCFLNIPYTWGEIITLDAYAKFRIDDRFSAELTGLNLNNRYYLDPLSRSMLPAPGRTVRLSVTGRF; the protein is encoded by the coding sequence GTGGCAGCCGTCGGTCTGGCCGTGCCGGTGTCCGCGCAAACGCAGTCGGCGGCGCCGGAGCGTGCGCGATCCTTCGACATAGCGCCACAATCCGTCGTCGATGCGCTGGCGGATTTTGGACAGCAGTCGGGATTGCAGGTCAGCCTGGACGCCGAGAAGGCCCGCGGGCTGTCGTCTCCCGGTGTGCGCGGCACGATGACGCCCTCTCAGGCACTGGAGGCTCTGCTTGCCGACACTGGCCTGGCGGCGCGCATCGAAGGCAGGATCGTCTCCCTCCACAAGCTATCGGTGGCAGATGCCGCTCCTCCGCGCTCGGATGTGATTTCCCTGGGCTCTCTGCGCGTGGAAGGCTCGCCCATCGGGGCCGATCCTTCTGCGGAGACGGGCGCTGAGCGCGATGCCCGGCAAAGGAATGCCGTCTACGATCAGGATATTTCGTCCACTTATGCAGGCAAGGAGGAGATCGAGCGCTACAAGGGCGTCAATACCGCCGACATCCTGAAGGGCATGGTCAATGTCTTCAGCGGCGATGCGCGCAACGGCGGTGCGCTCGATCCCAGTATTCGCGGCATCCAGGGGCCGGGGCGCGTGCCGGTTATCATCGACGGCACGGAACAGGCGCTGACCGTATGGCGGGGCTATAACGGGGCGAGCAATCGCAGCTACATCGATCCCAGCCTGATTTCCGGGATGCAGGTGCTCAAGGGGCCGGTTTCGACCCGAGGCGTCAACGGCTCCACCGGCGGGGCCGTCGTCATCAACACACTCGATGTTGCAGACATTCTTCAACCCGGCAAAAATTTCGGGTTCGAGCTACGGCTGGAGGGCGGCAACAATTCCACCCAACCGCACCTCCCGTCGCTTCTCACCGGCCAGGATTATCGCACGGTTCCTGGTTTTGTGTGTACAGGCATCGGCGCATCGCCGACATATCCCTATTGCGATCCGTCGCTTCGGGTGACGCTGGGCACGCCTGGCGACAATGAAGCCTTCTCGGCCGGGGACCACGCCATTCGCTTGGCCGTCGCGGGCCGCGTCGGCGATTTCGCTCTTTTCGGTGCTTACGCTTTCCGTGAGCGCGGTAACTATTTTTCGGGCAAAAAGGCGCCGGGCTATTACCAGCAGGAAGATCTGCCGCTCAATTCCCACACCTTCATCCGCAAGCTGGGGCTCAACTACGAGCCGGGCAACGAAGTCCCCAACACGTCGAGCGAGCTGGAATCCTTCCTGTTCAAAGCGACCTGGCGCATTACAGACGATCAGGCGCTGCAGATTGGCTTGCGCGATAGCAAGTCGACGTCTGGCGACATCCTGCCATCGCGTATCTTCACCACGGACGGCCCCACTTTCGGCAATGTGCAATGGCCGCTGAGCAAGGTCCATGCACGGGCTTATAACGCCGAATACAAGTGGCAGCCGGGCAGCCGCTGGATCGATCTGCGCGCAACAGCCTGGGCGACCGATACCGTCAGCGGCAGCTACAGTTCGGGCGGCTTTCCTAATGCGGCGTCGCTGGCGGATCCGATCATTGCCAATACGGCTATCTCGAATTCGGACAATGACCGTTACGGCTTTACCGTCAGCAACCAGTTCAATCTGTCGTCTAGGCTCAATGTCCTCGTGGACGGGAGCTGGCAGCATGAACGCCTGCGATCCGGCGACGAATATTCGACGGCGGCGGCAAATGGCTGGCGGCAATTGCCGCGTGCGGGGCGGCGCGAGGAATACCGGATCAACTTCAGCGGTGAATGGCGTCCGACCGGTTTCCTGAAAATCAACGCGGGCCTCTCCTATTCCGGATATTGGGCAAAAGACGATTTCCTTCCCGAATATCTTCGCCGCCAAGGCGGATCGATCGCCCAGCCTGTGGCGACGAGTTGGAGCACATCCTATGAGACGGCGGGATCAGGCATGGCCGATTACGAAATTTACATGCGCAACTTTCTCGCATCCAATGGCTTCTCGCCCGAAGACATCGAAGTATTTCTCCCGATTTTTGTTTCCAGTTATGATCCCAGCGTCCCGTTCAACATAAACTACAATGGTCCGGACTGGCTTCCGGATGCCGATGGCCGTTTCAAGCGTGCGGACAATATCTGTCTCAATGGCTCGCTCGACAACGTCGCGAACTATACCGGAACGTGTGTCGTCACAGCCAACAACACTCCCATTGCCATTACTCAGGCAAAGAGAAAGTCCGGTCATGGCTGGGCACCGACGCTCTCGGCGACGGCCTATTTGAGCGGCGCCAGCAGAGCCTATCTGCGCTACGCGCAGGCTTATCGCTTTCCCAGCATGTTCGAAAGCACGATAGGCTTCTCGGCCTCCATCAACCCGCTGCGGGATCTGAAGCCGGAACGCATCCGCTCATGGGAAGCCGCCTGGATACAGGATCTTCGGCCACTGCTCCGGCTTGGCGAGGGCGAACAGGCCGATCTCAAGCTGACCTGGTTCCATAACACCACGCGCGACGTGATCGAGCGGAGCACGGGCCTGATGTTCAGCAACATCGACAAGCAGGTGATCGCCGGGTTCGAATTCCAGGCGCGCTTCGACAATGGTGACTTCTTCACCGATCTCAGCGCGAGCCACATGACCACCAACAAGGTCTGCGACGAGAGTGTCGCGACACAGTTGGATCCCTCGCGCGGCCGTGTGCCCGATTGCGTCAAGTATGGCTTCCTTTCGGGCTTCCTGCTTACGCAGGCGACGCCGGAGGATACGGTCAACTGGACCGTGGGCGGCCGGTTTTTCGATCGCCGGCTCGAGGTGGGTGGCCGGTTCACCTGGTACAGCGGCTATCGCAATTCCCAGCTCGCCGAATTCACGGATCCTGACGACTGCATCGGCGGATGCTTCCTCAACATTCCCTACACTTGGGGCGAGATTATCACGCTGGACGCCTATGCCAAGTTCAGGATCGATGATCGTTTCAGCGCCGAGTTGACAGGCCTCAATCTCAACAACCGGTATTATCTCGACCCCCTGTCGCGTTCCATGCTGCCCGCACCGGGCCGAACGGTACGACTCAGCGTGACGGGGAGGTTCTGA
- the istB gene encoding IS21-like element ISSsp5 family helper ATPase IstB: MSGEAPEILLAHHLKALKLPTCLREHQKLARQCAAEGVDHIRFLARLIEMEMIDRERRMVERRIKTARFPAVKSLDSFDFTAIPRLNKMQVLEMARCEWIERRENAIALGPSGTGKTHVALGLGLAACQKGLSVGFTTAAALVSEMMEARDERRLPRFQKQMVGYKLLIIGELGFVPLSKTGAELLFELISQRYERGSTFITSNLPFDEWTETFGSERLTGALLDRLTHHVSILEMNGESYRLAHSRARKPKTNP, from the coding sequence ATGAGCGGTGAGGCCCCCGAGATCCTGCTCGCCCACCATCTCAAGGCGCTCAAGCTGCCCACCTGCCTTCGTGAGCATCAGAAGCTGGCCCGGCAATGCGCCGCCGAAGGCGTCGACCATATCCGCTTCCTCGCCCGGCTCATCGAGATGGAGATGATCGACAGGGAGCGTCGCATGGTGGAGCGGCGCATCAAGACCGCACGCTTCCCCGCGGTCAAAAGCCTCGACAGCTTCGACTTCACCGCCATCCCCCGACTCAACAAGATGCAGGTGCTCGAGATGGCGCGCTGCGAATGGATCGAGCGCCGCGAGAACGCCATCGCTCTGGGGCCATCGGGCACGGGCAAAACACATGTGGCCCTCGGACTGGGGCTGGCGGCATGCCAGAAAGGGCTGTCCGTCGGCTTCACTACCGCCGCCGCGTTGGTCAGCGAGATGATGGAGGCCCGGGACGAGCGACGCCTCCCGCGCTTCCAGAAACAGATGGTTGGATACAAGCTGCTCATCATCGGCGAACTGGGCTTCGTGCCGCTCTCCAAGACCGGGGCCGAATTGCTGTTCGAGCTGATCTCACAGCGCTATGAACGCGGCTCGACTTTCATCACCAGCAATCTGCCCTTTGACGAATGGACCGAGACCTTCGGATCCGAACGTCTCACCGGCGCGCTCCTCGACCGGCTGACCCATCACGTCAGCATCCTGGAGATGAATGGCGAGAGCTACCGCCTCGCCCATAGCCGCGCCCGAAAGCCCAAAACCAACCCCTGA
- a CDS encoding FecR family protein: MSREMEVDRRQSDLSRQATAWLVQLDDEPDDAELREQFGDWLAADPSHRSAWQETVRVSGLLSAAGPMSTAVQTARPAWYRDFARARTFAVLGLAACIAWIFAPDLSLRLRSDAMTSTAELRVVRLEDGSVVHLAPDSAIAFTNRPGGRTLTLLQGEAWFDVAHDAARPFRVTAGTSTVTVLGTTFSVGRYDAGTQVAVQRGHVAVTTTDDATKPGRTELVAGQSLSLRAGAALRGTIRPDRVASWREGVAIADDQPIGDVIDRLRPWYKGYIVTGGPGLTSRRVSGIYDLRDPDLALEALTKAHKVTVSHISPWLRIVTIG, from the coding sequence ATGAGCAGAGAGATGGAGGTTGACCGCAGACAGAGCGATCTCAGCCGCCAGGCTACCGCTTGGCTTGTCCAGCTCGACGACGAGCCGGACGACGCTGAACTGCGCGAACAGTTCGGCGATTGGCTCGCCGCCGATCCCTCCCATCGCTCTGCATGGCAGGAGACCGTGCGGGTTTCGGGGCTCCTGTCGGCCGCCGGTCCGATGTCCACGGCCGTGCAAACGGCGCGCCCGGCCTGGTACCGAGACTTCGCGCGGGCAAGGACTTTCGCCGTGCTCGGGCTTGCCGCGTGTATCGCCTGGATCTTCGCACCTGATTTGTCTCTCAGGCTTCGATCGGACGCTATGACCTCGACCGCCGAGCTGCGCGTGGTCAGGCTAGAAGATGGAAGCGTCGTCCATCTCGCCCCTGACTCGGCTATCGCTTTCACAAATCGCCCAGGGGGCCGTACGCTGACCCTTTTGCAAGGCGAAGCATGGTTCGACGTGGCACATGACGCGGCCAGGCCATTCCGGGTTACGGCGGGCACCAGCACCGTCACCGTGCTGGGCACCACCTTTTCGGTAGGCAGGTACGATGCTGGAACACAAGTGGCCGTTCAGCGCGGCCATGTGGCGGTCACGACGACCGATGATGCCACGAAGCCAGGCCGCACGGAGCTTGTAGCTGGCCAGTCCCTGTCCCTGCGCGCTGGCGCGGCGCTTCGCGGCACGATCCGCCCGGACCGGGTCGCGAGCTGGCGCGAAGGCGTTGCGATCGCCGACGATCAGCCGATCGGCGACGTGATCGACCGTCTGCGCCCTTGGTACAAGGGGTATATCGTCACCGGAGGGCCAGGGTTGACGAGCCGCCGCGTAAGCGGAATCTATGATCTGCGCGATCCCGATCTAGCACTGGAAGCGCTGACCAAGGCGCACAAGGTAACCGTTTCCCACATCTCTCCGTGGCTGAGGATCGTGACGATCGGCTGA
- a CDS encoding Slam-dependent surface lipoprotein — MKFANLKALGLVLAISSAVAGAAQAQVVGGTSDAAKVTIAASTVVGGPHSAGKVGIRVPNLSAAQYIDFQGLQGILGTDASGVTTFTAVTGTVTDHSQYGRFDFAKVSGYDIYFGEWKQTASVTAGDHTVYYGGTGASTSVPSSGSASYTVKGISDYQGKGILNGTFNASFTGSGGTLTGSLANAGSTYGVNIGTATISSSGTFAGVGASATGSGGTPLASSGLVSGRFFGTNVNALAGTVAFSGTNRQYSTAFGGTKN; from the coding sequence ATGAAGTTTGCAAATCTCAAAGCCCTTGGTTTGGTGCTCGCGATTTCGAGCGCGGTCGCCGGTGCTGCCCAGGCGCAGGTCGTTGGTGGAACAAGCGATGCCGCCAAGGTGACGATCGCTGCCAGTACCGTCGTGGGCGGCCCTCACAGCGCAGGCAAAGTGGGCATCCGCGTCCCAAATCTCTCTGCTGCCCAGTACATCGATTTCCAGGGCCTGCAGGGCATCCTGGGCACTGACGCCAGCGGTGTCACCACCTTCACCGCTGTTACCGGGACTGTCACCGACCACAGCCAGTATGGCCGCTTCGATTTCGCTAAGGTCAGCGGTTACGACATCTATTTCGGTGAGTGGAAGCAAACGGCGAGCGTCACGGCGGGCGACCACACCGTTTATTATGGCGGCACCGGCGCATCGACTTCCGTTCCGTCGAGTGGATCGGCCAGCTACACTGTCAAGGGTATCAGCGATTATCAGGGCAAGGGCATTCTGAACGGCACGTTCAACGCCTCCTTCACGGGCAGCGGCGGAACACTGACGGGAAGCCTGGCCAACGCTGGCTCGACCTATGGCGTGAATATCGGGACGGCCACGATCAGCAGCAGCGGCACCTTCGCCGGCGTCGGTGCAAGCGCGACGGGTTCGGGTGGAACGCCGCTCGCCTCCAGCGGCCTCGTCAGCGGCCGCTTCTTCGGCACCAATGTTAATGCGCTGGCAGGAACCGTGGCGTTCAGCGGAACGAACCGTCAGTACAGCACTGCCTTCGGTGGCACAAAGAACTGA
- a CDS encoding multidrug effflux MFS transporter, with product MTSEPVPAAMHPREFVAFIAAVMAVNALGVDLMLPALADIGRELAISDANHRQWIITVYMVGFGAGQLVYGPLADRFGRRPVLVGTLIGFVAASVFAASSATFPALLGARLLQGLMSASTRVLAVAIVRDGASGRKMARTMSVAQMIFFVVPILAPTLGQALLAFGPWRFIFYALGTFAAFVLAWTLVRLPETLPVARRVPISLMALRQSYWLTLTNRFSIGYAVAASLTFGGIIAFVSSSQQIFVDEFGAGAQFTWLFAICAGAMGLAAFANSRLVEKLGTRMISQAALLALIGLSILHVLVIYAGLETLASFTILQALSMTSIGLCGSNFGSMAMEPVGHIAGTASSVQGFITSIGAVLVGSAIGQAYAGTTLPLALGYLCIGVAVLAIVYVIEGGRLFRAREARAQS from the coding sequence ATGACCTCCGAACCTGTCCCCGCCGCCATGCATCCTCGCGAATTCGTCGCCTTTATCGCTGCAGTCATGGCCGTAAACGCACTGGGCGTCGACCTGATGCTGCCTGCCCTGGCGGATATAGGCCGTGAGCTTGCCATAAGCGATGCCAATCATCGGCAGTGGATCATCACCGTCTACATGGTCGGCTTCGGAGCAGGGCAGTTGGTCTATGGTCCTCTCGCTGACCGGTTCGGCCGGAGACCGGTCCTCGTTGGCACCCTGATCGGCTTCGTTGCCGCGAGTGTGTTCGCGGCGAGTTCGGCTACGTTCCCAGCGCTGCTCGGTGCGCGCTTGCTGCAGGGTCTGATGTCAGCGTCGACCCGCGTACTCGCGGTCGCCATCGTCCGCGATGGCGCATCCGGGCGGAAGATGGCCCGCACCATGTCTGTCGCGCAAATGATCTTCTTCGTCGTGCCGATCCTGGCGCCGACGCTGGGCCAGGCGCTGCTCGCGTTCGGGCCATGGCGCTTCATCTTCTACGCGCTTGGCACTTTCGCAGCCTTCGTGCTCGCATGGACACTTGTGCGTCTGCCAGAAACCCTGCCTGTTGCACGCCGGGTGCCGATCTCCTTGATGGCCTTGCGGCAGAGTTACTGGCTGACGCTCACGAACCGGTTCTCCATCGGCTACGCGGTGGCCGCGTCGCTCACCTTCGGCGGGATCATCGCCTTCGTCTCATCCTCACAGCAGATTTTCGTCGATGAGTTCGGCGCTGGGGCCCAGTTCACATGGCTGTTCGCGATCTGCGCCGGCGCGATGGGACTGGCAGCGTTCGCCAACAGCCGCCTTGTGGAAAAGCTTGGAACGCGGATGATTTCGCAGGCGGCATTGCTCGCGTTAATCGGGCTCTCCATACTGCATGTGCTGGTCATCTATGCCGGGCTGGAAACGCTGGCGAGCTTCACCATCCTCCAGGCGCTCAGCATGACCTCGATCGGGCTTTGCGGCTCCAACTTCGGATCCATGGCGATGGAGCCGGTCGGCCACATCGCGGGAACGGCCTCGTCGGTGCAGGGGTTCATCACCAGCATCGGCGCAGTGCTGGTGGGTTCGGCCATCGGCCAGGCTTATGCCGGCACGACGTTGCCGCTGGCATTGGGCTATCTGTGCATCGGCGTGGCCGTGCTCGCCATTGTCTACGTCATAGAAGGCGGCCGGCTGTTCCGCGCCCGTGAGGCGCGAGCACAGAGTTAG
- a CDS encoding energy transducer TonB, with protein MLLPHSPDSPVREKATAAVLGSLARPDEISHERSRYCDQRSAWGTRLFGLAGTNLVIALVVIATLFTWKTVVRPVHSISQPLTVMALQPVATPPIPIRNVPPGPELVEKQKSEPVAVTEPVSIPLVRLSKADTSARDAREPVNIADPGPAVPETTSPKSIAAPTANRLSNDARANWEGTILAHLERFRRYPTRARAARRQGTAYIRFRVNRAGAVLSFAIVKKSGSFDLDQAALDTLERAQPLPAIPADMPDEVELSVPVEYYLAR; from the coding sequence ATGTTGCTACCCCATTCTCCAGACAGCCCAGTCCGGGAGAAAGCGACGGCTGCTGTCCTTGGGTCGCTGGCAAGACCCGACGAAATTTCGCACGAGCGTAGCCGCTATTGCGATCAGCGATCGGCTTGGGGAACGCGCCTGTTCGGCTTGGCGGGGACAAACCTGGTAATCGCACTTGTGGTGATCGCCACACTGTTCACGTGGAAAACCGTCGTTCGCCCCGTCCATAGCATATCGCAGCCGCTGACAGTGATGGCATTGCAGCCCGTCGCGACGCCGCCGATACCCATTCGCAACGTACCCCCGGGGCCGGAGCTAGTCGAGAAGCAGAAATCCGAGCCCGTGGCCGTCACCGAGCCGGTTTCCATCCCGCTCGTGCGGCTCTCCAAGGCGGACACCTCAGCGCGGGACGCGCGCGAGCCTGTTAACATTGCCGATCCCGGTCCCGCTGTACCGGAAACAACTTCCCCCAAAAGCATTGCCGCGCCGACGGCGAACCGTCTGTCCAACGACGCTCGCGCAAATTGGGAGGGCACGATCCTGGCGCATCTGGAGCGCTTCCGCCGTTATCCGACGCGCGCCCGCGCGGCGCGGCGGCAAGGCACCGCCTATATTCGCTTCAGGGTGAACCGGGCCGGCGCGGTGCTGTCGTTCGCCATCGTGAAGAAATCCGGCTCGTTCGACCTCGATCAGGCCGCGCTCGATACGCTCGAGCGCGCGCAACCGCTCCCTGCCATCCCTGCGGACATGCCCGACGAAGTCGAACTGTCGGTGCCGGTCGAGTATTATCTGGCGCGTTAA
- a CDS encoding surface lipoprotein assembly modifier — MHRSTFRNLLSAEPLCLALAVFLWTAPAAAQTTSGQDTRLRLEQQFDRQRADREERALEEAQSLEGDTSSLTIDGETYAVGNNVDDLGRALYVSVMRKQWRDVRRFLGAYQNLAGHDPMLVEYALGALAREKGDLAKAERHYRALLAIKPDFVPGRLELARVLFDNHQDREAERTFRAAREVLANDGPQAQGVIGTLDAYLGALKRRRSWQGSLAAGPGYSSNLNQSSASYTCLLATDDGTCLVDRKVPDAIAAAGVNFEATLARDVPLGGHGGLRARAIVFGDIYPGHHDYSQTTATFRLGYQHQTVRNAISVSPSFEIGSLGSSVLYKAPGLNTEWTHTLSPRALFRVEGNYRDFRYNDAAFAAQNGPLTDAAITGWYSLAPTLTVFGGPDFTGKDTNSLVEAYRQWGGRLGINKAFGDGASLFLMGSYRYRRHRAYSELFEARREDRQFNVIGIVRMPILKLGALIPEIVVNYNRVNSNIDWLYSHRRTTASLRLSYAF; from the coding sequence ATGCATCGATCAACTTTCCGCAATCTTCTCTCGGCCGAACCGCTCTGCCTCGCGCTTGCAGTCTTTCTGTGGACGGCTCCAGCAGCGGCGCAGACGACGAGCGGACAGGACACGCGCTTGCGGCTCGAACAGCAGTTCGATCGCCAACGCGCTGACCGCGAGGAACGCGCGCTCGAGGAGGCGCAGTCGTTGGAGGGCGACACCTCATCGCTGACCATCGATGGCGAGACTTATGCGGTAGGCAATAACGTCGATGACCTCGGGCGAGCGCTCTACGTCTCGGTGATGCGCAAGCAATGGCGGGATGTCCGCCGTTTCCTTGGCGCCTACCAGAATCTGGCCGGGCATGATCCGATGCTTGTCGAATATGCCCTTGGCGCGCTGGCTCGCGAAAAAGGCGACCTGGCTAAGGCGGAGAGACACTATCGCGCGCTGCTGGCGATCAAGCCGGATTTCGTTCCCGGCAGGCTGGAACTTGCGCGTGTCCTTTTCGACAATCACCAGGACCGCGAAGCGGAACGCACGTTCCGGGCAGCGCGCGAAGTGCTGGCCAACGACGGGCCGCAGGCGCAGGGCGTCATCGGCACGCTCGACGCCTATCTAGGCGCGCTGAAACGCCGCCGAAGCTGGCAGGGGAGCCTCGCCGCGGGTCCAGGATACAGCAGCAACCTCAATCAGTCCTCGGCAAGCTACACCTGCCTGCTGGCGACGGATGACGGCACATGTCTTGTCGATCGCAAGGTGCCCGACGCGATCGCGGCGGCCGGGGTGAACTTCGAAGCGACGCTGGCGCGCGATGTTCCCTTGGGCGGACACGGCGGTCTGCGGGCGCGTGCCATCGTGTTCGGCGATATCTATCCTGGCCATCATGACTATTCCCAGACGACGGCAACCTTCCGCCTCGGCTATCAGCACCAGACCGTCCGCAATGCTATTTCCGTCTCTCCGTCATTTGAGATCGGCTCGCTCGGATCATCGGTGCTCTACAAGGCCCCCGGCCTCAACACGGAATGGACGCATACCCTCTCGCCGCGCGCGCTATTCAGGGTCGAAGGCAATTACCGCGACTTTCGTTACAACGATGCAGCGTTCGCCGCGCAAAACGGGCCGTTAACGGATGCCGCGATCACCGGATGGTATTCCCTTGCTCCGACTTTGACTGTGTTCGGCGGCCCTGATTTCACTGGGAAGGACACCAACAGCCTCGTCGAGGCGTATCGCCAATGGGGAGGGCGGCTCGGCATCAACAAGGCCTTTGGCGATGGCGCGAGCCTCTTTCTTATGGGATCGTATCGCTACCGCAGGCATCGCGCCTATAGCGAGCTGTTCGAGGCCCGGCGCGAAGATCGACAGTTCAATGTCATCGGCATCGTGCGGATGCCCATCCTGAAACTGGGCGCGCTCATCCCCGAAATCGTCGTCAACTACAACCGCGTCAACAGCAACATCGACTGGCTCTATTCCCACAGGCGGACGACCGCGAGCCTGAGGCTCAGCTACGCCTTCTGA